A DNA window from Agrobacterium vaccinii contains the following coding sequences:
- a CDS encoding hybrid sensor histidine kinase/response regulator, translating to MGVRKISEPGHFALIYAPNGRDAQIATTLLTEAGIASKAVSTVRAIVSELGDDAAFVVVTEETLRSADLKPLSDWIMAQPAWSDLPFIVLTHRGGGQDRNPFALRLSEILGNVSFLERPFHATTFISVSRTAYRNRLRQFDARSKIEALADGELWLQTALSAGRLGSWQLELASMTLDCSGTCKAIFGYPRTASFGYENLLAGVHPDDRQRMQAAVRDTLENGTEYSIEYRVVWPDGSIHWAEIKAQLYRDRRGVPTKLVGVSADITERKEVAERQRLVNETLELRVAERTAELLQAHETVMAEVDQRQKAEEQLRQALKMEAIGQLTGGVAHDFNNLLMAVMGNLELLAKHVSGDERGMRLIDGALKGAKRGASLTQRLLAFARRQDLQVKPVDMSRLIEDMDDLLRKSVGSSIALQWAVGKDLRFGLGDANQIELALLNLVVNARDATPERGTITIGLREDSVLRGSPELAAGDYVVLSVTDTGVGMDAETLKKAIDPFFSTKELGKGTGLGLSMIHGLALQLKGALVLKSVKGQGTTAELWIPVSEEHVGGSVETHLPETVTANQQVNNRNLRILMVDDDALIAMSSVDMLEDLGHEVVEASSGRQALEILANQGQFDLLVTDFSMPGMNGAELSRRARELIPGLPILIATGYADLPEGTDLEITRLGKPYTQDQLASEISKVLASN from the coding sequence ATGGGAGTTCGGAAAATTTCTGAGCCCGGACATTTCGCCCTCATTTATGCCCCCAACGGCAGAGACGCCCAGATCGCGACAACCCTGCTCACCGAGGCAGGAATCGCATCGAAAGCTGTGTCGACGGTCCGGGCTATCGTGTCTGAACTCGGCGACGACGCTGCATTCGTCGTCGTTACCGAGGAGACATTGCGTTCGGCAGACCTCAAGCCTTTGTCCGACTGGATCATGGCGCAGCCAGCCTGGTCAGACTTGCCATTCATCGTTCTTACCCACCGGGGCGGCGGTCAGGACCGTAACCCGTTTGCGCTGAGACTATCGGAAATTCTAGGCAATGTGAGCTTTCTGGAGCGCCCATTCCACGCAACCACCTTCATCAGTGTGTCGCGCACGGCCTACCGGAACCGGCTTCGCCAGTTCGACGCCCGGTCCAAGATCGAGGCGCTCGCAGACGGTGAACTCTGGTTGCAGACCGCGTTGAGTGCAGGCCGCCTGGGATCGTGGCAATTAGAACTGGCGTCGATGACGCTCGACTGCTCAGGCACGTGTAAAGCCATTTTCGGGTATCCGCGAACCGCGAGCTTCGGTTATGAGAACCTGCTGGCAGGTGTGCACCCGGATGACCGCCAACGCATGCAGGCGGCGGTTCGAGATACGCTTGAGAACGGTACGGAATATTCGATCGAATACCGCGTCGTCTGGCCCGATGGTTCAATCCACTGGGCCGAAATCAAAGCACAGCTCTACCGCGACAGGCGCGGCGTGCCCACCAAGCTGGTCGGCGTTTCCGCAGATATCACGGAACGCAAGGAAGTGGCAGAGCGGCAGCGGCTGGTGAATGAAACGCTGGAACTGCGAGTGGCGGAGCGCACGGCGGAGCTTTTGCAGGCGCATGAAACCGTCATGGCTGAAGTGGATCAGCGACAGAAAGCCGAAGAGCAGTTGCGACAGGCGCTGAAGATGGAAGCGATTGGCCAACTGACGGGCGGCGTGGCGCATGACTTCAACAACCTGCTGATGGCGGTCATGGGCAATCTCGAGCTGCTGGCAAAGCATGTTTCCGGCGATGAGCGCGGCATGCGGCTGATTGATGGTGCCCTGAAAGGGGCAAAACGCGGCGCATCGCTCACGCAGCGACTGCTGGCCTTTGCCCGCAGGCAGGACCTTCAAGTCAAGCCGGTCGATATGTCGAGGCTTATTGAAGACATGGACGATCTCCTGCGTAAATCCGTTGGTTCCAGCATTGCCCTGCAATGGGCGGTGGGTAAGGATTTGCGATTTGGACTTGGCGATGCAAACCAGATCGAACTTGCTCTCCTCAATCTGGTGGTCAACGCACGAGACGCAACGCCGGAACGTGGCACGATTACCATCGGCCTTCGAGAAGACAGTGTTTTGCGTGGCTCGCCGGAGCTTGCAGCCGGTGATTATGTCGTCTTGTCCGTAACCGACACCGGCGTCGGCATGGATGCCGAAACACTGAAAAAGGCTATCGATCCCTTCTTCTCGACCAAGGAATTGGGCAAGGGCACCGGTCTCGGCCTTTCCATGATTCATGGACTGGCCTTGCAGCTCAAAGGCGCCCTCGTTTTGAAAAGCGTCAAAGGACAGGGAACGACCGCCGAGCTATGGATACCCGTCAGTGAAGAGCATGTCGGCGGATCGGTCGAGACGCATCTTCCCGAAACGGTCACTGCAAATCAACAGGTCAACAACAGGAACCTCAGAATTCTGATGGTCGATGACGATGCCCTGATCGCCATGAGTTCGGTCGATATGCTGGAAGATCTCGGTCACGAGGTCGTTGAAGCAAGCTCTGGCCGTCAGGCATTGGAGATACTGGCGAACCAGGGGCAGTTCGATCTTTTGGTAACGGACTTTTCGATGCCCGGCATGAACGGTGCGGAACTGTCGCGCAGGGCGCGCGAGCTGATACCTGGACTGCCGATCTTGATTGCGACCGGTTATGCCGATCTTCCCGAGGGTACCGACCTTGAGATCACGCGGTTGGGGAAACCCTATACGCAGGATCAGCTAGCAAGCGAGATATCCAAAGTGCTCGCATCGAATTGA
- the ctaD gene encoding cytochrome c oxidase subunit I yields MDRSIPTQKLSPIALHRQLDAIWNAGSGIKRFAAVNHNVIGKRFMLTALVFFAIGGFLGMLIRTQLATATNGFMDAAQYAQVFTMHGTIMMFLFAIPFFEGLSMYLLPKMLGARDLAFPRLSAYGYWCYLFGGSMLIFALGTGIAPDGGWFMYTPLSSSKYSPGINADIWLLGITFVEISAISAAIEIVVTIIRMRAPGMSLVRMPIFAWYMLVVGGMMLVGFPPLILGSILLEAERAFDLPFFVPDRGGDPLLWQHLFWLFGHPEVYIIFLPAAGALSTIIPVLARTTLTGYEIIIAALMAMAFLSFGLWVHHMYTVGIPHVALSFFSAASALVAIPTSVQIFAWLATLAQGRPQLNVPMLHIIGFFVVFVMGGLTGVMLAMVPFDQQAHDTHFVVAHLHYVLVGGFLFPMLAGLYYWIPHINGRQPVQHLSHAAFWMIFIGFNLTFFMMHLTGLLGMPRRIYAYPEGSPWEWLNLLSSFGSFIMAMGFMLVALDMVLIFIFGKRFRRNPWKAGTLEWAMPTPPPSYSFASIPHISERADNLPIDKLGAELAAGRGYLGFSRNGWMETLGVDAISGEPNQIIILPRPTYLPLFTAITTGGVFVSLLLKLYPVAVMFGLLTLGLFLLWTRNPDAKTDRGLLDASKDCRLPLHFESREAPTILAMRLVLIANATLFSSLLFGGLFLWVSNLDPRPFTVVTSTWGASFVILCALVATCVGALAGVKRASCKQMLIVSMVAYGAAASLLLVELHGRYEAATIQALDAVEFAVSSYLLLHLALGLVFSGFCLWRTRHYISGARQNDLQIGSLWHRYCLAIVLIAWLYPHLLTTLTPGG; encoded by the coding sequence ATGGACCGATCCATACCCACGCAGAAGCTGTCTCCCATCGCCCTGCACAGGCAGCTCGATGCGATCTGGAATGCTGGTTCGGGCATCAAGCGTTTTGCCGCGGTCAATCACAACGTCATCGGCAAACGCTTCATGTTGACGGCGCTGGTGTTTTTCGCCATCGGTGGCTTCCTCGGCATGCTGATTCGCACGCAACTGGCGACTGCTACCAACGGGTTCATGGACGCAGCGCAATATGCGCAGGTCTTCACCATGCACGGGACCATCATGATGTTCCTGTTTGCCATCCCGTTTTTCGAAGGCCTGTCCATGTATCTGCTGCCGAAGATGCTGGGCGCGCGCGATCTGGCCTTTCCCAGATTATCCGCTTACGGATACTGGTGTTATCTCTTCGGCGGCTCGATGCTGATCTTCGCACTTGGCACCGGCATCGCGCCGGATGGCGGCTGGTTCATGTACACGCCGCTCTCATCATCAAAATACAGCCCCGGCATCAATGCCGATATCTGGCTGCTGGGCATCACCTTCGTGGAGATTTCCGCAATCAGCGCCGCCATCGAAATCGTGGTCACGATCATTCGCATGCGCGCGCCGGGAATGTCTCTGGTCAGAATGCCGATCTTCGCTTGGTACATGCTGGTGGTCGGCGGCATGATGCTCGTCGGATTTCCGCCTCTCATCCTCGGATCTATCCTGCTGGAAGCGGAACGTGCTTTCGACCTGCCATTCTTCGTTCCTGACCGAGGCGGCGATCCGCTGCTGTGGCAGCATCTGTTCTGGCTGTTCGGACACCCGGAGGTCTACATCATCTTTCTTCCCGCCGCGGGCGCCTTGTCCACCATCATTCCAGTGCTGGCGAGAACGACGCTGACCGGCTATGAGATCATCATCGCGGCCCTGATGGCCATGGCCTTTCTCTCATTCGGCCTGTGGGTGCATCACATGTACACCGTCGGCATTCCTCATGTCGCATTGTCGTTCTTCTCAGCCGCCAGCGCGCTCGTCGCCATACCCACATCGGTTCAGATTTTCGCCTGGCTTGCGACGCTTGCCCAGGGGCGCCCGCAATTGAACGTGCCGATGCTGCATATCATCGGCTTCTTCGTCGTCTTCGTCATGGGTGGCTTGACCGGCGTGATGCTGGCCATGGTGCCGTTCGACCAGCAGGCGCATGATACGCATTTCGTGGTGGCGCATCTGCATTATGTACTGGTGGGTGGTTTCCTGTTCCCCATGCTTGCAGGCCTCTATTACTGGATACCGCACATCAACGGACGCCAGCCCGTGCAGCATCTGTCGCATGCCGCCTTCTGGATGATCTTTATCGGGTTCAACCTGACGTTCTTCATGATGCATCTGACAGGCCTGCTTGGCATGCCGCGCAGAATCTATGCATACCCTGAGGGTTCGCCATGGGAATGGCTGAACCTGCTGTCGTCCTTCGGCAGTTTCATCATGGCCATGGGCTTCATGCTGGTCGCACTCGACATGGTGCTGATCTTCATTTTCGGAAAGCGGTTTAGGCGTAACCCTTGGAAAGCGGGAACGCTGGAATGGGCCATGCCCACACCTCCCCCATCCTACAGTTTCGCGTCGATCCCCCACATTTCAGAACGGGCCGACAATCTGCCGATCGATAAGCTGGGGGCCGAACTGGCAGCAGGCAGGGGCTATTTGGGTTTCTCACGCAATGGCTGGATGGAAACTCTGGGTGTCGATGCGATCTCCGGCGAACCCAATCAAATCATCATTCTGCCGAGACCGACCTATCTGCCGTTGTTCACGGCAATCACGACCGGCGGGGTCTTCGTCTCGCTTCTTCTCAAACTCTATCCCGTCGCGGTGATGTTCGGCCTGCTAACGCTTGGCCTTTTCCTGCTGTGGACCCGAAACCCGGATGCCAAGACGGATCGTGGTCTGCTCGACGCATCCAAAGACTGCCGCCTGCCGCTGCATTTCGAAAGCCGGGAGGCGCCGACTATTCTGGCAATGCGTCTGGTGCTGATCGCCAATGCCACGCTGTTTTCGTCTCTCCTGTTTGGAGGCTTGTTCCTCTGGGTTTCGAACCTCGATCCAAGGCCATTTACAGTTGTAACATCGACTTGGGGAGCGTCGTTCGTGATACTCTGTGCTCTCGTTGCAACATGCGTGGGCGCGTTAGCAGGCGTCAAAAGAGCCTCATGCAAACAGATGCTTATCGTTTCGATGGTTGCTTATGGCGCAGCGGCATCTCTGCTGCTGGTAGAATTACATGGGCGCTACGAGGCAGCTACGATACAGGCTCTCGATGCGGTCGAATTTGCTGTCTCCAGCTACTTGCTGCTGCACCTCGCCCTTGGCCTCGTATTTTCCGGCTTTTGCCTGTGGCGCACCCGCCACTACATTTCCGGGGCGCGTCAAAACGATCTCCAGATCGGCTCTCTGTGGCACCGCTACTGCCTCGCCATCGTCCTGATCGCGTGGCTATACCCGCATCTCCTGACAACACTGACGCCAGGAGGGTGA
- the coxB gene encoding cytochrome c oxidase subunit II — protein MLSGCQGDLSTLDPAGPSTEAFAKLWWAMLAGSAVIFALVIGLLFMVLMARGRFKSIDPKRWIVLGGIIMPIPILIALLGYAFYQGEKMFGANTPRPAVTIAATARMWSWEFAYQIDGRQVTSRDVLHIPVGLPVKIDTTSVDVIHSFWVPRLGGKIDSIPGQINTITVLADIEGTFGGICSEYCGQGHTAMTFRVQTHSLPDYENTVRNLAP, from the coding sequence ATGCTCTCTGGCTGTCAGGGAGACCTATCGACCCTCGATCCCGCCGGGCCCTCGACCGAGGCTTTTGCGAAGCTTTGGTGGGCGATGCTGGCAGGTTCTGCTGTGATCTTCGCGCTCGTCATAGGCCTGCTCTTCATGGTCCTGATGGCGCGAGGGCGTTTCAAATCCATCGATCCGAAGCGCTGGATCGTCCTGGGCGGCATCATCATGCCCATCCCCATCCTCATCGCTTTGTTGGGCTATGCCTTCTATCAGGGTGAGAAAATGTTCGGCGCAAACACGCCCCGCCCCGCGGTCACGATTGCGGCAACAGCCCGAATGTGGAGCTGGGAGTTCGCCTATCAGATCGATGGCAGACAGGTCACGTCCCGCGATGTTCTGCACATACCGGTCGGCCTGCCGGTGAAAATCGACACGACGAGCGTGGACGTCATCCATAGCTTCTGGGTGCCACGGCTTGGCGGCAAGATCGACTCCATTCCCGGCCAGATCAACACGATCACGGTGCTGGCAGATATCGAGGGCACCTTCGGGGGCATTTGTTCTGAGTATTGCGGGCAAGGCCATACCGCCATGACCTTCCGCGTCCAGACACACAGCCTGCCCGATTATGAAAACACCGTGAGGAATTTAGCCCCGTGA
- a CDS encoding ATPase domain-containing protein, with protein MRDTDSKAITGVEGLDDILSGGLSRRHVFLLEGSPGTGKTTIALQFLIEGAANGERCLYISLSESEEELRDSAASHNMFLDENIYIFELVPPESLLDADQQQSLLYSSDLELGETTKLIFGAFERLKPDRVVIDSLSEIRLLAQSSLRYRRQILAMKHYFSKSGATVLLLDDLTADVLDKTVHSVVHGVIHLEELSPNYGPERRRVRILKYRGQAYRGGYHDFVIRTGGVAVFPRLRAIEHKTSFTRDVLSSGIKRLDGLLGGGVNRGSSTLLIGPAGTGKSIFGIQFIDAAIKRGEKAAMFIFDEELGLLFDRMKHLDIDLEKLRDSGHLYIEQLDAAELSPGEFAQRVREQVAKYDAKTVLIDSINGYQAAMPEENALILHMHELLQFLNRQGANTFLTVAQHGLVGDMKSPVDVTYLADTVILLRYFEASGRVRRAVSVIKKRTGTHEDTIREYTITNEGLILGEPLYAFQGVLRGVPFLMSENAGLTPADGSSENF; from the coding sequence ATGAGAGATACGGATAGCAAAGCAATTACGGGCGTTGAAGGACTGGATGACATTTTATCTGGAGGCCTTTCCCGGCGTCACGTGTTTTTGCTTGAAGGCTCTCCGGGCACCGGCAAAACCACGATTGCGCTTCAGTTTCTGATCGAAGGCGCGGCCAATGGCGAACGCTGCCTCTATATCAGCCTGTCAGAATCCGAAGAGGAACTTCGCGACAGCGCTGCGTCCCACAACATGTTCCTTGACGAGAATATCTACATCTTCGAACTGGTGCCGCCAGAAAGCTTGTTGGATGCAGACCAGCAGCAGAGCCTGCTTTATTCGTCCGATCTGGAGTTGGGTGAAACGACCAAGTTGATATTCGGCGCATTCGAGCGTCTGAAGCCAGATCGCGTCGTGATCGATAGCCTGTCGGAAATTCGCCTGCTGGCGCAGAGTTCCCTGCGGTATCGTCGCCAGATTCTGGCCATGAAGCATTACTTTTCGAAGTCAGGCGCAACTGTGCTTTTGCTGGACGATCTGACTGCCGATGTCCTTGACAAGACCGTTCACAGTGTTGTCCACGGTGTCATCCATCTTGAGGAGTTGTCACCGAATTACGGTCCAGAGCGGCGCCGGGTGCGCATTCTGAAGTATCGCGGTCAGGCCTATAGAGGTGGCTACCACGATTTTGTCATCCGCACAGGCGGCGTGGCGGTGTTTCCGCGGCTACGCGCCATTGAACATAAAACGTCGTTCACGCGCGACGTTCTGAGCAGCGGCATCAAGCGTCTCGACGGCCTGCTCGGTGGTGGCGTCAACCGTGGTTCCAGCACTTTGCTGATCGGACCTGCCGGTACTGGCAAGAGTATTTTCGGTATTCAGTTCATCGATGCTGCGATCAAGCGCGGCGAAAAGGCCGCGATGTTCATTTTCGATGAGGAGCTTGGACTGCTCTTCGACCGGATGAAGCATCTCGACATCGACCTTGAAAAGCTGCGTGATTCCGGTCATCTCTACATTGAGCAACTGGATGCGGCTGAGCTTTCTCCGGGCGAGTTTGCGCAACGGGTGCGTGAGCAGGTCGCGAAATACGATGCCAAGACGGTGCTGATCGACAGCATCAACGGCTATCAGGCAGCGATGCCCGAAGAAAACGCACTGATCCTTCACATGCACGAACTGCTTCAGTTCCTGAACAGGCAGGGCGCAAATACTTTCCTGACCGTTGCCCAGCACGGGTTGGTTGGCGACATGAAGTCCCCCGTCGATGTGACCTACCTTGCAGACACGGTCATTCTTCTCCGATACTTCGAGGCATCCGGTCGCGTTCGGCGCGCTGTTTCCGTGATCAAGAAGCGCACGGGTACCCACGAGGATACGATCCGGGAATACACCATTACCAATGAAGGCCTCATCCTTGGCGAACCGCTTTATGCCTTCCAAGGCGTGCTGCGCGGCGTCCCGTTCTTGATGTCTGAAAATGCCGGATTGACACCGGCGGATGGGAGTTCGGAAAATTTCTGA
- a CDS encoding sensor histidine kinase — protein MPANEPYETNRPDPDALLALAEKDRRGKLTIFLGAAPGVGKTYAMLNRAQRLRKEGTEILAGLVETHGRTETSALLDGLEILPRLPVAYHGKELLEFDLDAALARKPATVIVDELAHSNPDGFRHPKRYQDIEELINAGIDVWTALNIQHLESLSDLVEQITGVNVRERVPDTVLKKADEVLLVDLPPAELITRLQDGKVYLPASARRAADRFFRLGNLTALRELALRRTADRVDDQMIDYLRQNAIEGPWATGERLLVCIGADALSEKVVRVASRLASGLNAPWLVVSVARYDRETMDDEDLRRIDDTFRLAEKLGAETGRVTGSDFVAEILKLAKREHATQVVIGSQRRRWPGFALRNSLADALTREMSGIGLHIVTSDDKLKRPAKRPSPWPRLPALTRPFAVALISVLPATIVGVLIDRIIYLPNISLLFLLAVLASATYAGFAAALMSALLSALAYNFFFIPPLYNFTIASPHEVFALCIFIVAAVLAGSLGSRIREQAQTARSRATAMQALYDFARKLSGTADVDEVLWASVTQLHAGLNRNIVLLRPNGDLLETAAAWPPDTELGVAEIAAARWANTKKEAAGAGTGTLPNCRFQFRPLTSPHGVVGVCGYEVAGEPLDSNAERMFSAIIDQTATAIDRARLSSESAQQALRLESERYREALLSSISHDLRTPLATITGAVTSLRELGERMTPESRDDLLQSIEEEGARLSRFVANLLDMTRISAGTLRARRDWVDLGDVVRAATDRARKYFPAQVFETGIATDLPLMRGDSVLLEQVLFNLLDNAAKYGGGEPVNIYVRRDGKDVAISVTDLGKGIPAADLDRIFEKFYRRSKSDGRSPGTGLGLSIARGFVEALGGRIHAESPAVRKRGTRIVMRFPVEEKDRTAGSP, from the coding sequence ATGCCGGCAAACGAGCCATACGAGACGAACCGTCCCGACCCCGATGCATTGCTTGCCCTGGCGGAGAAAGACCGCCGGGGCAAGCTAACTATTTTTCTAGGCGCTGCCCCCGGTGTCGGCAAAACCTATGCCATGCTGAACCGCGCCCAGCGGCTGCGCAAAGAGGGCACGGAAATACTGGCCGGGCTTGTGGAAACGCACGGACGCACAGAAACCTCGGCTCTGCTGGACGGGCTGGAAATCCTGCCGCGCCTGCCGGTCGCCTATCACGGCAAGGAACTGCTGGAATTCGATCTGGATGCCGCGCTCGCACGTAAACCGGCCACCGTCATTGTCGATGAACTCGCCCATTCCAACCCCGATGGCTTCAGGCATCCCAAGCGTTATCAGGATATCGAAGAGCTGATCAATGCGGGCATCGACGTGTGGACGGCGCTCAACATTCAGCATCTCGAAAGTCTGTCGGATCTGGTCGAGCAGATCACCGGCGTCAACGTGCGTGAAAGGGTGCCGGATACCGTTTTGAAAAAGGCCGATGAGGTCCTTCTGGTCGATTTGCCGCCCGCCGAACTGATTACGCGTTTGCAGGATGGCAAGGTCTATCTTCCCGCCAGTGCCCGGCGCGCAGCGGACCGTTTCTTTCGCCTCGGAAATCTCACCGCCTTGCGGGAACTGGCGCTGCGGCGAACCGCCGACCGAGTCGATGACCAGATGATCGATTATCTGCGCCAGAACGCCATCGAAGGCCCGTGGGCAACGGGGGAGCGGCTTCTTGTGTGCATCGGCGCCGATGCTCTGTCGGAAAAAGTCGTGCGTGTGGCGAGCCGTCTGGCGTCCGGTCTGAACGCGCCGTGGCTGGTGGTGAGTGTTGCCCGCTACGACCGGGAAACCATGGATGACGAAGACCTTCGCCGGATAGACGATACGTTTCGGCTGGCAGAAAAGCTCGGTGCTGAAACAGGCAGAGTGACGGGCAGTGACTTCGTTGCCGAAATTCTGAAACTGGCCAAGCGAGAACACGCAACGCAGGTCGTCATCGGTTCGCAACGCCGCCGATGGCCGGGTTTTGCCCTGCGCAACAGTCTGGCAGATGCGCTGACGCGCGAGATGAGCGGCATCGGGCTCCATATCGTTACGTCTGACGATAAGCTCAAACGTCCTGCAAAAAGACCCTCGCCCTGGCCGCGCCTTCCAGCTCTTACCCGGCCTTTTGCCGTTGCATTGATCTCGGTTTTGCCGGCGACGATTGTCGGGGTGCTGATCGACCGCATCATTTACCTGCCGAATATCTCGCTGCTGTTTCTACTGGCAGTTCTTGCGTCTGCAACCTATGCCGGGTTTGCGGCGGCGTTGATGTCCGCCCTGTTGTCGGCGCTCGCCTACAATTTTTTCTTCATCCCGCCGCTTTACAATTTTACCATCGCATCTCCGCACGAGGTGTTCGCGCTGTGCATCTTCATCGTCGCAGCGGTTCTAGCGGGTAGTCTCGGCTCGCGTATACGGGAGCAGGCACAGACGGCGCGTTCACGTGCCACTGCCATGCAGGCGCTCTATGACTTCGCGCGCAAGCTTTCGGGCACCGCAGATGTCGATGAGGTACTGTGGGCGTCCGTTACGCAACTGCATGCGGGTCTGAACCGCAACATCGTTCTGCTGCGCCCCAATGGCGATCTGCTCGAAACCGCTGCCGCATGGCCGCCGGACACCGAGCTTGGGGTCGCCGAGATCGCTGCGGCGCGATGGGCCAATACGAAGAAAGAGGCAGCAGGTGCCGGAACCGGCACGCTGCCCAATTGCCGTTTTCAGTTCAGGCCTTTGACCAGCCCGCATGGCGTTGTTGGCGTATGTGGCTACGAAGTTGCGGGTGAGCCACTGGATTCCAATGCAGAACGCATGTTTTCCGCCATCATCGATCAGACCGCCACGGCTATCGACCGCGCGAGACTGTCATCCGAAAGTGCCCAGCAGGCGTTGCGGCTGGAAAGCGAACGCTACCGCGAGGCTCTGCTATCCTCCATCTCCCACGATCTGCGCACGCCCCTTGCCACCATCACCGGCGCCGTCACCAGTCTTCGCGAGCTGGGAGAGCGAATGACGCCGGAAAGCCGAGATGATCTGCTGCAATCCATTGAGGAAGAGGGCGCGCGGTTGAGCCGCTTCGTCGCCAATCTTCTCGACATGACGCGGATATCGGCGGGAACGCTGAGAGCGCGGCGGGACTGGGTCGATCTGGGTGATGTGGTGCGTGCGGCAACCGACCGCGCCCGCAAATATTTCCCCGCACAGGTTTTCGAGACCGGGATAGCGACGGACCTGCCGCTTATGCGTGGTGATAGCGTGTTGCTGGAGCAGGTTCTGTTCAACCTTCTGGACAATGCCGCCAAATACGGGGGCGGTGAACCCGTCAACATCTACGTCCGCCGGGATGGCAAGGATGTTGCGATCTCGGTGACCGATCTGGGCAAGGGCATCCCGGCTGCCGATCTCGACCGCATCTTCGAGAAGTTCTACCGCCGCTCGAAATCCGATGGACGATCCCCCGGCACGGGGCTTGGCCTGTCGATCGCCCGTGGTTTCGTCGAGGCACTGGGCGGGCGCATCCATGCGGAAAGTCCGGCGGTCAGGAAGAGAGGCACTCGTATTGTCATGCGTTTCCCGGTAGAGGAAAAAGACCGAACCGCAGGATCACCATGA
- a CDS encoding response regulator: MTLARILVVDDEPQIRRFLRPALAAAGYEVIEAENGADALKAVATAAPELVILDLGLPDMDGKDVIASLRGWSEIPIIILSARDRETEKIAALDLGADDYIEKPFTIGELTARIRTAMRHRGTASKAPSVVTTDGLTIDMIQRIVLRDGKSIRLTPKEYDLLTLLAHHAGRVVTHRTLLTSVWGPAHEEDLHYLRVFIGQLRQKIERDPAQPKIVQTEPGVGYRLLSD, encoded by the coding sequence ATGACACTTGCCCGCATTCTTGTCGTCGATGACGAACCGCAGATCAGGCGTTTTCTCCGGCCAGCACTGGCCGCTGCCGGGTATGAGGTGATCGAGGCCGAAAACGGCGCGGATGCGCTCAAGGCCGTTGCTACCGCTGCACCTGAATTGGTGATCCTCGATCTCGGTCTGCCGGATATGGACGGCAAGGATGTCATCGCCAGCCTGCGCGGCTGGTCGGAAATACCCATCATCATCCTGTCGGCCCGCGACCGCGAAACGGAGAAAATCGCAGCACTCGATCTCGGCGCCGATGACTACATCGAGAAGCCCTTTACCATAGGCGAACTGACCGCCCGCATCAGAACCGCCATGCGCCATCGCGGCACGGCCAGCAAGGCTCCATCCGTGGTGACGACTGATGGTCTGACCATCGATATGATCCAGCGCATCGTTCTACGAGACGGCAAATCCATTCGGCTGACACCGAAGGAATACGATCTTTTGACCCTGCTTGCCCATCACGCCGGGCGCGTGGTGACGCATCGCACACTCCTGACCTCGGTCTGGGGCCCGGCCCATGAAGAAGACCTGCATTATCTGCGCGTCTTCATCGGCCAGCTTCGACAAAAGATCGAACGGGACCCAGCCCAGCCCAAAATCGTTCAGACCGAGCCGGGTGTCGGTTATCGCCTTTTGAGCGATTGA
- a CDS encoding outer membrane protein, which translates to MSKTLKSVAAAALVSFAASPVWAADLSSYENPPAYNEAPASTSWTGAYVGGHIGAAMPSANPFKGGKGLALGAQAGYDYDLGSAVIGGEVEATHLGDAKAKVPNGNLKERWRAAVKAKAGVKLDDTLVYGTAGVTVTSLRDGGGVTGPDGMKEGYLLGAGAEHRFTPQISAKVEYNYVATDDVRTFSNNVVSHTDLSDHVVKGGVNYRF; encoded by the coding sequence ATGTCGAAGACACTGAAATCTGTTGCAGCTGCAGCGCTTGTTTCCTTTGCCGCATCCCCCGTATGGGCGGCTGATCTATCCTCTTACGAGAACCCGCCAGCCTACAATGAGGCACCAGCCTCCACCTCGTGGACCGGCGCCTATGTTGGCGGTCACATCGGCGCTGCAATGCCCAGCGCCAACCCGTTCAAGGGTGGCAAGGGCTTGGCGCTGGGCGCGCAGGCAGGCTACGACTACGATCTGGGCTCTGCTGTCATCGGCGGTGAAGTCGAAGCAACCCATCTGGGCGATGCAAAGGCCAAGGTGCCGAACGGCAATCTGAAGGAACGCTGGCGCGCTGCCGTAAAGGCAAAGGCTGGCGTCAAGCTTGATGATACGCTGGTTTACGGTACGGCCGGTGTCACCGTCACCAGCCTGCGCGATGGCGGCGGCGTAACAGGTCCTGACGGCATGAAGGAAGGTTACCTTCTCGGAGCAGGTGCTGAACACCGCTTTACGCCGCAGATTTCTGCCAAGGTCGAATATAACTACGTAGCGACCGATGACGTCCGCACATTCTCCAACAACGTCGTGTCGCACACCGACCTCAGCGACCACGTCGTCAAGGGCGGCGTCAACTACCGTTTCTAA